One window from the genome of Flavobacterium agricola encodes:
- a CDS encoding phage holin family protein, producing MKDIDTFQLCVHKFYTTAVLAFTSLPGMYITSFSAILAYFLSLKVLFAILGLLYVLDFITGCAAAMKKYRKDFGVWSFKWFSSEIFAGTIIKGVFYMLFIFFIFIINVLIYKNHIHISLLSSDPFTLVEIAIFVCMIREIWSILFENFEKLGFDFLGHIEKIASKSWKIINKVKGSANE from the coding sequence ATGAAAGATATCGATACCTTTCAGCTGTGTGTACATAAATTTTACACAACCGCAGTATTAGCTTTTACATCTTTACCAGGGATGTATATTACTTCATTTTCAGCCATTTTAGCATACTTTTTATCATTAAAAGTCTTATTTGCTATACTTGGACTTTTGTATGTTTTAGATTTCATAACAGGCTGTGCTGCCGCAATGAAGAAGTATAGAAAAGACTTTGGTGTGTGGTCCTTCAAGTGGTTTAGTTCTGAAATCTTTGCGGGAACTATAATTAAAGGCGTTTTCTATATGCTTTTTATTTTCTTCATTTTTATTATTAACGTATTAATCTATAAAAATCACATTCACATTTCTTTATTAAGTTCAGATCCATTTACCTTGGTTGAGATAGCAATTTTTGTGTGCATGATTCGAGAGATTTGGAGTATTCTATTTGAAAATTTTGAAAAGTTAGGATTTGACTTTCTGGGGCATATTGAAAAGATTGCTTCTAAAAGTTGGAAAATTATTAACAAAGTAAAAGGAAGTGCAAATGAATAA
- a CDS encoding TIGR02594 family protein, whose product MNKLEPKYQYLLKESAPAILIETLKEYGVKEVIGSKHNPKVLEYFKSVGWGHIKDDETPWCGALLGYAVIKAGLVPPVTCIQALKWNNWGVRQSVAMLGDVLTFSRAGGGHVGLYVGEDETCYHVLGGNQSNSVCVTRIQKSRLSQIRRTNWKIAQPKNVRVIELGASGLISKNEL is encoded by the coding sequence ATGAATAAGCTAGAACCTAAGTATCAGTATTTACTAAAAGAATCAGCTCCAGCAATTCTGATTGAGACTTTAAAGGAATATGGTGTTAAAGAGGTTATTGGTTCAAAACATAATCCCAAAGTTCTTGAATATTTTAAGTCAGTGGGTTGGGGGCATATCAAAGACGATGAAACACCTTGGTGTGGAGCTCTTTTAGGGTATGCAGTTATAAAAGCGGGACTTGTGCCTCCGGTTACATGTATTCAAGCATTAAAATGGAATAATTGGGGAGTAAGACAATCTGTTGCTATGTTAGGGGATGTGTTAACTTTTTCAAGAGCAGGAGGTGGCCATGTTGGGCTTTATGTTGGAGAAGATGAAACTTGTTATCATGTTTTAGGAGGAAATCAATCTAATAGTGTTTGTGTTACTCGCATTCAAAAATCGAGGCTATCCCAAATACGAAGAACAAACTGGAAAATAGCACAACCTAAAAATGTACGAGTTATTGAATTAGGAGCTTCGGGTTTAATATCTAAAAATGAATTATGA
- a CDS encoding NAD(P)-dependent oxidoreductase encodes MKFGLIKERKTPPDHRVVFSPEGLKRLKTTYPAVGIAVEASEVRAFSDQEYQDAGFQVVTNLNDCDVLFGVKEVPVDALIANKTYLFFSHTIKKQPYNQKLLRACLDKNITLIDHETLVDADNVRLIGFGRYAGMVGAYNALAAFGKKYDLYNLVPATKLHGKEDLIERLKRPFIPPIKIIVTGKGKVGNGVHEILKGMKMKEVSSDAFLNKTFTHPVFCQIDVLDYNIRKDGQKMGVTDFYNHPEDYVSDFEKFTKVADIFIAGHFYGNGAPAILTQAMLNAPDCKIKVVGDISCDVDGPIACTIRSSTIAEPLYGYNPSTGKEVPFDHPAAITVMAVDNLPCELPKEASDGFGTMFLDHVIESFFNDDKDGVLARAAITKNGKLTKRFAYLQDYADGK; translated from the coding sequence ATGAAATTTGGACTTATAAAAGAACGTAAAACTCCGCCAGATCATCGCGTAGTTTTTTCTCCCGAAGGGTTAAAACGTTTAAAAACAACCTATCCAGCTGTTGGAATTGCGGTTGAAGCTTCTGAGGTTAGAGCATTTTCTGATCAAGAATATCAAGATGCCGGATTTCAGGTAGTAACCAATTTAAACGATTGCGATGTACTTTTTGGTGTTAAAGAAGTTCCTGTTGATGCTTTAATTGCAAATAAAACCTATTTGTTTTTTTCTCATACCATAAAAAAGCAGCCGTACAATCAAAAATTATTACGCGCTTGTTTAGATAAAAACATTACGCTAATCGATCACGAAACGCTTGTTGATGCCGATAATGTGCGTTTAATTGGTTTTGGGCGCTATGCTGGTATGGTTGGCGCGTACAATGCTTTAGCCGCTTTTGGCAAAAAATACGATTTATATAATTTGGTACCTGCCACAAAATTGCATGGTAAAGAGGATTTGATAGAACGTTTAAAACGTCCGTTTATTCCACCAATTAAAATAATTGTAACGGGTAAAGGTAAAGTAGGAAATGGTGTGCACGAAATTTTAAAAGGAATGAAAATGAAAGAAGTTTCGTCTGATGCTTTTTTAAACAAAACCTTTACGCATCCTGTTTTTTGTCAAATTGATGTTTTAGATTACAACATTAGAAAAGACGGTCAAAAAATGGGCGTAACCGATTTTTATAATCATCCTGAAGATTACGTTTCTGACTTTGAAAAATTTACAAAGGTTGCCGATATATTTATTGCTGGTCATTTTTACGGAAACGGAGCGCCAGCTATTTTAACACAAGCCATGTTAAATGCACCCGATTGTAAAATTAAGGTAGTTGGTGATATATCTTGTGATGTTGATGGGCCAATTGCTTGCACTATTCGTTCTTCAACCATTGCCGAGCCATTATATGGTTACAACCCAAGCACCGGAAAAGAAGTTCCTTTTGATCATCCGGCTGCAATAACCGTAATGGCGGTAGATAATTTACCTTGTGAATTACCTAAAGAAGCCAGCGACGGATTTGGAACCATGTTTTTAGATCATGTAATAGAATCTTTTTTTAATGATGATAAAGACGGAGTTTTAGCTCGTGCAGCTATTACTAAAAACGGAAAATTAACCAAACGTTTTGCTTACTTGCAAGATTACGCCGACGGAAAATAA
- a CDS encoding DUF3667 domain-containing protein, with protein MSHGKIRAEKSCENCHAYVPDRYCSHCGQENVTTRQPFYYLLAHFVEDFTHYDSGFWQTLKNIFCNPGYLTVQYLAGKRQSMVNPVKLYIFVNFITFFILAVLPNKELTLQNDPSKQVVKSGSLNVVIQVDKSSTQTKETELDYDNIVYESDFEKMVLEPLYNKSKELKNKHISTDEFSEKFSHNMLSLIPKALFLYMPFFAFLLWLFHNKKKWWYFDHGVCCQKN; from the coding sequence ATGTCCCACGGAAAAATAAGAGCCGAAAAATCTTGCGAAAACTGCCACGCCTATGTACCAGATCGGTATTGTTCGCATTGTGGTCAAGAAAACGTTACAACCCGACAACCTTTTTACTATTTGTTAGCTCATTTTGTTGAAGATTTTACGCATTACGATAGCGGATTTTGGCAAACCTTAAAAAATATTTTTTGTAACCCCGGCTATTTAACCGTGCAATATTTAGCAGGTAAACGTCAGAGCATGGTAAATCCGGTTAAACTCTATATTTTTGTGAATTTTATTACCTTTTTTATATTAGCTGTCTTACCTAATAAAGAACTTACTTTGCAAAACGACCCCAGCAAACAAGTTGTTAAGTCCGGAAGTTTAAATGTAGTAATTCAGGTAGATAAATCTAGCACACAAACTAAAGAAACGGAATTGGATTACGATAATATTGTTTACGAATCGGATTTTGAAAAAATGGTTTTAGAGCCGTTGTACAACAAAAGTAAAGAACTTAAAAATAAGCACATTTCTACCGACGAATTTTCTGAGAAATTTTCGCACAATATGTTAAGTTTAATACCTAAAGCGTTGTTTTTGTACATGCCATTTTTCGCCTTTTTACTGTGGTTGTTTCACAACAAAAAAAAATGGTGGTATTTTGATCATGGTGTATGTTGTCAAAAGAATTGA
- a CDS encoding PKD domain-containing protein, with amino-acid sequence MKIVLKAFILCFLLQSCYQESYVPAVAKFTTAFKNADESVPVYIVLTNLSERAETYLWEFEGGTPEQTTQKNPDEILYTQPGTYKIKLTVTNIDGETDSYEQSVVIKDAISINFTKEIIDSTYPPVTVKFTNLTQGEGLTYKWTFDGGQPSESTTFNPPAVVFPNPGAHVVTLAVFNGFETETKTDTIYVRDNIRTDFAWETAPTDYDYQAPVKLFLNNLSENAISYQWEFPGGTANSTTIAQPEVTYSQPGTYTITLHASNGKKVQSLQKQVTIQANTGIYVLENVKLGVNYAHNSNTIGAFYSTKLRRSFTANEITSEIAPYIDLVYQGQSNAFTYNKFISPTQVAQYGFAPIPNATDTWFINSQDICNCGLDFTEADFDAMTTEAPLQNLNIPYSIAGQQQFNNQLPRIVLFKTQDGRKGAIKIKQFVSTALNESYLICDIKVQKQP; translated from the coding sequence ATGAAAATAGTATTAAAAGCCTTTATACTGTGCTTTTTATTACAAAGTTGCTATCAAGAGTCCTACGTACCAGCAGTAGCAAAATTTACAACAGCTTTTAAAAATGCAGACGAGTCGGTACCTGTGTATATAGTACTTACTAATTTATCTGAAAGAGCCGAAACCTATTTATGGGAGTTTGAGGGCGGCACACCAGAGCAAACCACACAAAAAAATCCGGACGAAATACTATATACCCAACCGGGTACCTATAAAATAAAGTTAACCGTAACTAATATAGATGGGGAAACGGATAGCTATGAGCAAAGTGTAGTTATAAAAGATGCTATTTCAATTAATTTTACAAAAGAAATTATAGACAGTACCTACCCACCTGTAACAGTAAAATTTACCAACCTTACCCAAGGTGAAGGGCTAACTTATAAATGGACCTTTGATGGTGGGCAACCTAGTGAATCTACTACTTTTAATCCGCCTGCTGTAGTTTTCCCTAATCCGGGAGCTCATGTGGTAACCCTAGCGGTATTTAATGGTTTTGAAACCGAAACAAAAACAGATACCATTTACGTACGCGACAACATACGTACTGATTTTGCCTGGGAAACCGCCCCAACTGATTATGATTACCAAGCACCGGTAAAGCTATTTTTAAATAACCTAAGCGAAAATGCAATTAGCTACCAATGGGAGTTTCCCGGTGGTACAGCAAATAGTACTACAATTGCTCAACCAGAGGTTACCTATTCCCAACCAGGAACTTATACTATAACTTTACATGCCTCTAACGGTAAAAAAGTTCAAAGCTTACAAAAACAAGTTACCATACAGGCTAATACAGGGATATATGTATTAGAAAACGTGAAATTAGGCGTAAACTATGCACACAATAGTAATACTATTGGTGCTTTTTACTCAACCAAATTGCGCAGAAGTTTTACAGCGAATGAAATTACTAGCGAAATAGCTCCGTATATAGACCTTGTGTATCAAGGACAAAGCAATGCATTTACTTACAATAAATTTATATCGCCCACTCAAGTGGCGCAATATGGTTTTGCCCCTATACCCAATGCCACAGACACTTGGTTTATAAACTCACAAGACATTTGCAACTGTGGTCTTGACTTTACTGAAGCTGATTTTGATGCGATGACAACCGAGGCTCCGCTGCAAAACTTAAACATTCCCTACTCTATTGCTGGGCAGCAACAGTTTAACAACCAATTGCCACGTATTGTACTTTTTAAAACTCAAGACGGACGTAAAGGAGCTATTAAAATTAAACAATTTGTAAGCACTGCTTTAAATGAGTCCTATTTAATATGTGATATAAAAGTTCAAAAACAGCCATGA
- a CDS encoding fibronectin type III domain-containing protein, with translation MTRYIKQIIVLLFVCLCQTLCAQIYPVQAIPTVYSPYSNKISDYSNPLVNRINLQLITTDLAVQNRQVQLFLKIQGNGITAQSTTLLSGTLPIYINGGEINNLSSNELSSYFRFQNLQGLSTTQYSEPLPDGLYTICFQVYDLATRKWLSQNSCATMYLMLNDPPQLNLPANNEQIASTTFPNINFSWTPRHLNATNVSYTFEIKEILNATLDPAFAFETSRLLYKEEDLRTTNLLYDLSKPTLIPGKRYAWRIKAISTNGLAENNVFKNNGYSQINYFTYASTCEAPKYLLSEQQGNNRVKIMWDGINAQQRYHIQYKKANTPNAQWFDTYTVNTQTLLTDLEPGYTYEFRVGATCEPTQYGITQSYTYSGIQTFTINKNEKATAYNCGIVPTIEIRNQQPLGAMVINETFMAGDFPVKVLDVQGGNGMFSGSGYIQVPYLADTRIGVTFTNIRINADYQMLDGVVETTYDPNWGNVDFIDDLWDVNQQDIAVNFPIESIDFENGEIIVTGPNGQTETFPGGKDTIITGSDNKNYYVDANGKVTGPFDTAKGGKPTPENTDGVNKNGQAIAYTAEGIRVVFEKNNDTQYAFDPVAYNKELTSDYKKIGDTFVPFKAVPNGLTDKLLAKVTIADSKINADSLFFKTQNGVEIKADRIGNDFVLNLEGAQKFAIEEVQATIKQGDKYKIAGVFNLVHVSPKTVNLKLIPTEGVSISDKQIDEIKAIYNQLAINIDIEVVPEFGINNYLVGGVLPTEDVFGDLSKYSPIQSKIISDYKSINNIEEAYYIFVTDKVSSTGQSGYMKLNGQFGFVFDQQPTTIAHELAHGAFKLEHPFKKYKNKGVNQGATQNLMDYAQGTELFFTDWKQINDPAFKLYAFQSQSDGEFSEIHLTPDWEPFLYSGSSTYAYDLKIERRYNGAVYGIEKDNKTYEWNDKLKKYINNDNDSLNIPIKKDIKDTDIVYLYWYTGQGCGYNLNYSISWEAIKSMKETFVTEMNKATKSASLNKLVLVGNIPCEVNNIQIGNFRYKNKCVNMSVSEIDKVKAKFSNLKDVKNLDNIVNEILTTDYCYLAQLDYEMQEWILDILIEDLSNLFDNNKEFATVKILNAVYEQNYEKIYQFFSANGNAKLKRALKKISNAKIGIFGDNNLNDFVETLSFQMSKINSNQNKWNVTNCLIKGKYDDVQENYLKVALETLLSSIDQSINSTNIDVFTEMLNDDCETLVNYEIVFEISKLRIQNKELFNQFTQGDKIKLLYENATFYGYGNLTCSVNKPSLAEKWSWILPGRFSISCSDQSRTEFMPFDLHKYFEWSKYLKDNPSTEAKYQSDLLEFVTVFKNQFENYIQTKKSQKENFWNSISNIDCNKISEIVNHININENGNTLKEVEKSKRLNIITTYFSCSNTSLQTVGYTNNDHFIIKLLSSFDKTDMSIVATLETIGFKNITSSDKLSNKTIYNIIMWLSGQLHYTNNLKELKKENLLKSDGILKDSDSMLKLESDMLKFDNLNAKFTSKNKLSLEGNEVDYNQKVVVYVSGSFTFADQNFKQGQVLEIPAIQAFALSSSNNDIVTEKSIWTAVDVATFVIGIGEVKVLFTAGNYIRKAIVISDIAGSTMGITSQLINEDYLSPDARFKLQMLSIVASAPQILTSFKKVDNLITTLDDDINRINNIAAKNEVKSYFSKVKSRLNISDDLKNIPHFKSLETEELKKMFLQDFNNRGTNILNNLNKENSEIFNAWLKFRKNSKTKNKILCN, from the coding sequence ATGACCCGATATATAAAACAAATTATAGTTTTGTTATTTGTATGCTTGTGCCAAACTCTTTGTGCGCAAATATATCCTGTACAAGCAATTCCAACCGTATATAGTCCGTATAGTAATAAAATATCAGATTATTCAAATCCACTAGTTAATCGTATTAATTTACAACTTATTACTACAGACCTTGCTGTACAAAACAGACAAGTACAACTTTTTTTAAAAATACAAGGTAACGGAATTACGGCACAAAGTACTACTTTATTATCGGGCACATTACCTATCTATATTAATGGCGGTGAAATTAACAATTTAAGCAGTAATGAGTTATCTAGCTATTTCCGTTTTCAAAATTTACAGGGGTTAAGTACAACACAGTACAGTGAGCCCTTGCCAGATGGTTTGTACACTATTTGCTTTCAGGTTTATGATTTAGCAACACGTAAATGGCTATCACAAAACAGTTGTGCCACCATGTACTTAATGTTAAACGATCCACCACAGCTAAACCTACCGGCTAACAACGAACAAATCGCTAGTACTACTTTTCCCAATATTAACTTTTCGTGGACACCACGCCACTTAAATGCTACAAATGTTTCTTATACTTTTGAAATTAAAGAAATTTTAAATGCAACACTTGACCCTGCTTTTGCTTTTGAGACCAGTAGATTATTATATAAAGAGGAAGACCTTAGAACAACAAACCTTCTTTACGATCTTTCTAAGCCTACACTAATACCAGGAAAAAGATACGCTTGGCGCATAAAAGCTATATCAACTAATGGCTTGGCAGAAAACAATGTATTTAAAAATAACGGATACAGCCAAATTAACTATTTTACCTATGCTAGTACTTGTGAAGCTCCTAAATATTTATTAAGTGAACAACAAGGCAACAACCGAGTTAAAATTATGTGGGACGGCATAAATGCCCAACAACGTTACCATATTCAATACAAAAAAGCAAACACTCCAAACGCACAGTGGTTTGATACCTATACCGTAAATACGCAAACTTTACTAACAGATTTAGAGCCTGGTTATACGTATGAATTTAGAGTAGGTGCTACATGCGAACCAACCCAGTATGGTATAACACAAAGTTATACATACTCGGGTATACAAACCTTTACTATTAATAAAAACGAAAAAGCAACAGCATACAATTGTGGTATTGTACCCACAATAGAAATTAGAAATCAGCAACCTTTAGGAGCTATGGTTATTAACGAAACGTTTATGGCTGGCGACTTTCCTGTTAAGGTTTTAGATGTTCAAGGTGGTAATGGTATGTTTTCTGGCTCAGGATACATACAAGTCCCATATTTAGCTGACACTCGAATTGGAGTAACTTTTACTAACATTCGTATTAACGCTGACTACCAAATGCTTGATGGCGTGGTAGAAACTACCTACGATCCTAATTGGGGAAATGTTGATTTTATAGATGATTTATGGGATGTGAACCAACAAGATATTGCAGTTAATTTCCCTATAGAATCTATTGATTTTGAAAATGGTGAAATTATAGTTACAGGACCAAATGGGCAAACCGAAACCTTTCCAGGTGGTAAAGACACGATTATAACAGGCTCAGATAATAAAAATTATTATGTAGATGCCAATGGTAAGGTAACCGGACCTTTTGACACTGCTAAAGGCGGAAAACCAACACCAGAAAATACCGATGGTGTAAATAAAAACGGACAAGCTATTGCTTATACCGCCGAAGGAATTCGTGTAGTTTTCGAAAAAAATAACGATACGCAATACGCTTTTGACCCAGTGGCTTATAACAAAGAGCTAACCAGTGATTATAAAAAAATTGGAGATACATTTGTGCCATTTAAAGCCGTACCAAACGGATTAACCGATAAACTATTAGCAAAAGTAACTATTGCCGACAGTAAAATAAATGCCGATAGTTTATTCTTTAAAACTCAAAATGGTGTTGAAATTAAAGCCGATAGGATAGGTAATGATTTTGTATTAAACTTAGAAGGAGCTCAAAAATTTGCAATCGAAGAGGTACAAGCTACCATTAAACAAGGTGATAAATACAAAATTGCTGGTGTCTTTAATTTAGTCCATGTTTCACCTAAAACGGTAAACTTAAAATTAATCCCTACAGAGGGAGTATCTATTTCAGATAAGCAAATTGATGAAATTAAAGCTATATACAACCAATTAGCTATTAATATAGATATTGAGGTAGTTCCAGAATTTGGCATTAACAACTATTTAGTTGGAGGAGTGCTTCCAACAGAAGATGTGTTTGGCGATTTGTCTAAATATAGCCCAATACAAAGTAAAATTATTAGCGATTATAAATCTATAAATAATATAGAAGAGGCTTATTACATTTTTGTAACCGATAAAGTATCCAGTACTGGGCAAAGTGGCTATATGAAATTAAACGGACAGTTTGGTTTTGTGTTTGACCAACAACCAACAACTATTGCACACGAGTTAGCACACGGAGCCTTTAAGTTAGAACATCCATTTAAAAAATACAAAAACAAAGGCGTAAACCAAGGAGCAACTCAAAATTTAATGGATTATGCACAGGGCACGGAGTTATTTTTTACCGATTGGAAACAAATTAACGATCCTGCGTTTAAATTGTATGCCTTCCAAAGTCAGAGTGATGGGGAGTTTAGTGAAATTCATTTAACACCTGACTGGGAACCATTCTTATATAGTGGTTCAAGTACTTATGCATATGATCTAAAAATTGAAAGAAGATATAATGGAGCTGTATATGGAATAGAAAAAGACAACAAAACTTATGAATGGAACGATAAATTAAAAAAATATATTAATAATGATAATGATAGTTTAAATATACCTATTAAGAAGGATATTAAGGATACAGACATTGTTTACTTATACTGGTATACAGGACAAGGTTGTGGATATAATTTAAATTATTCTATTTCTTGGGAAGCAATAAAAAGCATGAAAGAAACTTTTGTAACTGAAATGAATAAGGCGACAAAATCAGCTTCATTGAATAAATTAGTACTTGTAGGAAATATTCCTTGTGAGGTTAATAATATCCAGATAGGAAATTTCAGATATAAAAACAAATGTGTGAATATGAGTGTATCTGAAATAGATAAAGTTAAAGCTAAATTTAGCAATCTAAAAGATGTAAAAAATTTAGATAATATTGTTAACGAAATACTTACAACGGATTATTGCTATTTAGCTCAATTAGATTACGAAATGCAAGAATGGATTTTGGATATCTTAATTGAAGACTTATCTAATTTGTTTGATAATAATAAAGAATTTGCAACTGTTAAAATATTAAATGCTGTTTATGAGCAAAACTACGAAAAAATTTACCAATTCTTTTCTGCAAATGGCAATGCAAAGCTAAAACGTGCATTAAAAAAGATAAGCAATGCAAAAATTGGAATTTTCGGTGACAATAATCTAAATGACTTTGTTGAAACCTTATCTTTCCAAATGTCAAAAATAAACAGTAATCAAAATAAATGGAATGTAACCAATTGTTTAATTAAAGGGAAGTATGATGATGTTCAAGAAAATTATTTAAAAGTTGCCTTAGAAACTCTATTGTCTTCTATTGATCAATCAATCAATTCAACAAATATAGATGTGTTCACAGAGATGTTAAACGATGATTGCGAAACATTGGTAAACTATGAGATAGTTTTTGAAATTTCTAAATTAAGAATTCAAAATAAAGAACTATTCAATCAATTTACACAAGGTGATAAAATTAAATTATTATATGAAAATGCAACTTTTTATGGTTATGGTAATCTGACTTGTTCTGTAAATAAGCCAAGTTTGGCAGAAAAATGGTCTTGGATTTTACCGGGTCGCTTTTCAATAAGTTGTTCTGATCAAAGTCGAACAGAATTTATGCCATTTGATCTACATAAATATTTTGAATGGTCAAAATATCTTAAAGACAATCCGAGTACAGAAGCTAAGTATCAATCTGATTTATTGGAATTTGTAACAGTTTTTAAAAATCAATTTGAAAATTATATTCAAACTAAAAAGTCGCAAAAAGAAAATTTCTGGAATTCAATTTCAAATATAGACTGTAACAAAATCAGTGAAATAGTAAACCACATTAACATCAATGAAAATGGTAATACTCTTAAAGAAGTTGAGAAAAGCAAACGATTAAATATCATAACCACTTATTTTAGTTGTTCCAATACAAGCTTACAAACAGTAGGTTATACAAATAATGATCATTTTATCATTAAGCTTCTTTCTAGTTTTGATAAAACAGATATGAGTATTGTAGCAACTTTAGAAACTATTGGGTTTAAAAACATAACAAGTTCTGATAAACTTTCAAATAAAACTATCTACAACATTATTATGTGGCTAAGTGGACAACTTCATTACACAAATAATTTGAAAGAGCTTAAAAAAGAAAACTTACTTAAATCTGATGGTATACTTAAAGATAGTGATTCAATGTTAAAACTGGAGTCAGATATGCTAAAATTTGATAATTTGAATGCAAAATTTACGAGTAAAAATAAATTATCATTGGAAGGTAATGAAGTTGATTATAATCAAAAGGTAGTTGTTTATGTTTCTGGTAGTTTTACGTTTGCCGATCAAAACTTTAAACAAGGTCAAGTTTTAGAAATACCTGCCATACAAGCATTTGCTTTAAGTTCGAGTAACAATGATATAGTAACAGAAAAATCAATTTGGACCGCAGTTGATGTTGCAACATTTGTCATTGGGATTGGTGAAGTTAAAGTACTTTTTACTGCAGGTAATTATATACGTAAAGCTATTGTTATTTCAGATATTGCAGGTTCAACAATGGGTATCACAAGTCAATTAATTAATGAAGACTATTTGTCTCCAGATGCCCGTTTTAAACTACAAATGCTTTCGATAGTAGCATCGGCCCCACAAATACTAACCTCATTTAAAAAAGTTGATAATTTAATTACAACTTTAGACGATGATATTAACAGAATAAATAATATTGCAGCTAAAAATGAAGTTAAAAGTTATTTTTCTAAAGTGAAAAGTCGCTTAAACATAAGTGACGATTTAAAAAACATTCCGCATTTCAAATCTTTAGAAACAGAAGAATTGAAAAAAATGTTTTTACAAGATTTTAATAACAGAGGTACAAATATTTTAAACAACCTTAATAAAGAAAATTCTGAAATTTTTAATGCATGGCTAAAGTTTAGAAAAAATAGTAAAACAAAAAACAAAATTTTATGCAACTAA